A genome region from Gammaproteobacteria bacterium includes the following:
- the rplL gene encoding 50S ribosomal protein L7/L12: MAKMTTEELLEVFEGMTVLELKDFLDAFEEKFDVTAAAPVTVAAVAAGGGEAAAEQEKDEFDVVLSAIGDKKIQVIKEVRALTSLGLKEAKQLVDNAPGVVLEGVDKEAAEKAKEQLESAGASVELK; the protein is encoded by the coding sequence ATGGCCAAAATGACGACAGAAGAGCTCCTGGAGGTCTTCGAAGGAATGACCGTCCTGGAGTTGAAGGATTTCCTGGACGCGTTCGAGGAGAAGTTCGATGTGACCGCTGCCGCACCGGTCACGGTTGCTGCGGTGGCCGCCGGTGGCGGCGAAGCCGCGGCCGAGCAAGAGAAGGACGAGTTCGATGTCGTTCTCTCCGCGATCGGTGACAAGAAGATCCAGGTCATCAAAGAGGTCCGGGCCCTGACCAGCCTTGGACTGAAAGAAGCCAAGCAACTGGTCGACAATGCGCCCGGAGTCGTGCTCGAGGGCGTCGACAAAGAGGCTGCCGAGAAGGCCAAAGAACAACTCGAGAGCGCCGGAGCGAGCGTCGAGCTCAAGTAG
- the rplJ gene encoding 50S ribosomal protein L10 codes for MPRPDKVQAVEEIRRRLTEARATFVTEYRGLTVAEQQTLRAALREADGEYKVVKMSLARLAADAEGLEGLRDVLAGPTALAFAGTDPVPVAKALRDFAKEHERLIIKGGILAGEILLPEKIARLADIEPRDVLLARVAGAFEAPMVKLAGLLLALPRDAVSMFSQLLEKKEASGESPVEKAASEVEETVATEEVSVAEEASVEETSAEETSAEETSAEEDTKADDEDAASEEE; via the coding sequence ATGCCAAGACCTGACAAGGTCCAGGCAGTTGAAGAGATCCGACGACGGTTGACCGAAGCGAGGGCGACATTCGTCACCGAGTACCGCGGTCTGACGGTTGCCGAACAGCAGACCCTTCGGGCCGCTTTGCGGGAAGCCGATGGCGAGTACAAGGTCGTCAAGATGTCCTTGGCTCGGCTGGCCGCCGACGCAGAAGGGCTGGAGGGACTTCGTGATGTCCTGGCCGGTCCGACGGCTCTGGCGTTTGCCGGTACCGATCCGGTCCCGGTAGCGAAGGCACTTCGCGATTTCGCGAAGGAGCACGAGCGGCTGATCATCAAGGGTGGCATTCTGGCCGGAGAAATCCTCCTGCCGGAGAAGATCGCCAGGCTTGCCGACATCGAGCCGCGTGACGTCCTGCTCGCCAGAGTGGCCGGTGCTTTCGAGGCACCCATGGTCAAACTCGCCGGGTTGCTGCTGGCTCTGCCGCGTGATGCAGTGTCGATGTTCTCACAACTGCTTGAAAAGAAAGAAGCATCCGGGGAATCCCCGGTTGAAAAAGCAGCTTCCGAGGTCGAAGAGACCGTTGCCACGGAGGAAGTCTCCGTAGCCGAGGAGGCCTCTGTCGAGGAGACCTCTGCCGAAGAGACCTCTGCCGAAGAGACCTCTGCCGAAGAGGACACCAAGGCCGACGACGAAGACGCTGCTTCCGAGGAGGAATGA
- the rplA gene encoding 50S ribosomal protein L1: MPKHGKNYSQAALRYDTHTAYSPEEAIELVKMFAYAKFDETVEVAYRLGIDPRKADQLVRGTVGLPHGTGKTVRVAVFADGDKAREAEAAGADIVGGKELAAEIQAGRALDFDVTIATPSMMAEVGKLGRVLGPRGLMPNPKAGTVTIDVEKAVRDFKGGKIEYRNDRYGNIHAPIGKVSFDARQLLENLAALTSEIVRARPASTKGRFLRNMTVSSTMGPGVKVDVGSVDDLIALVH, encoded by the coding sequence ATGCCGAAACACGGCAAGAACTACTCGCAAGCCGCGCTGCGGTACGACACTCACACGGCGTACTCACCTGAAGAAGCGATCGAACTCGTCAAGATGTTCGCCTACGCGAAGTTCGATGAGACCGTCGAGGTGGCGTACCGTCTTGGGATCGATCCCCGGAAGGCCGACCAGTTGGTGCGTGGCACCGTCGGACTGCCGCACGGAACCGGTAAGACGGTTCGGGTGGCTGTCTTCGCTGATGGCGACAAGGCCCGTGAGGCCGAAGCCGCCGGTGCGGACATCGTTGGTGGCAAGGAGCTCGCCGCAGAGATCCAGGCCGGCCGGGCGCTCGACTTCGACGTGACGATCGCTACTCCCTCCATGATGGCCGAGGTCGGCAAACTCGGCCGAGTGCTCGGTCCACGCGGGCTCATGCCGAACCCGAAAGCCGGGACTGTCACCATCGACGTCGAGAAGGCAGTGCGGGATTTCAAGGGCGGCAAGATCGAGTACCGCAACGATCGTTATGGCAACATACATGCTCCCATCGGGAAGGTATCGTTCGATGCTCGGCAGCTCCTCGAGAACCTGGCGGCCTTGACGTCCGAGATCGTTCGCGCACGGCCCGCATCTACCAAGGGCCGATTCCTCCGCAACATGACCGTGTCCTCGACGATGGGTCCCGGCGTCAAGGTGGATGTCGGTTCTGTCGACGACCTGATCGCTCTGGTGCACTAG